One genomic region from Clostridium saccharobutylicum DSM 13864 encodes:
- a CDS encoding tRNA-uridine aminocarboxypropyltransferase has protein sequence MDSKFKVKQVTKLYESCNKCGLPTINCICNIVPKIQTKTKIWILSTEREFSRPSNTARLLKLVNPESTELILWERTNAPEKLIEYINSEEYEIYILFPMENDELSESKFEYKSSEKIPAFIILDGTWKEARRILRKSDYLKNLPRVSLNTIHKSEYTLRRGASEGELCTIEAAIEVLQLNYELENAKLIKGVFDLFIKSFKAGANGLKLKE, from the coding sequence ATGGATTCTAAATTTAAAGTTAAGCAAGTTACAAAATTGTACGAAAGTTGCAATAAATGTGGGCTACCAACAATAAACTGTATTTGCAATATTGTGCCTAAGATACAAACTAAAACAAAAATATGGATATTATCAACGGAAAGAGAATTCAGTAGGCCTTCAAATACAGCTAGATTACTGAAACTTGTTAATCCAGAATCAACTGAGCTAATTCTATGGGAGAGAACAAATGCTCCTGAAAAATTGATTGAATACATTAATAGTGAAGAGTATGAAATATATATACTATTTCCAATGGAGAATGATGAGTTATCAGAAAGCAAGTTTGAATATAAAAGTTCGGAAAAGATTCCTGCATTTATTATCTTGGATGGTACATGGAAAGAAGCTAGGAGGATATTGAGAAAGAGTGATTATTTAAAGAATTTACCAAGAGTTTCGTTAAATACAATTCATAAGTCAGAATACACCTTGAGAAGAGGTGCATCAGAAGGAGAATTGTGTACTATAGAAGCAGCAATTGAAGTACTTCAGTTAAATTATGAGCTTGAAAATGCAAAGTTAATTAAAGGCGTCTTTGATTTGTTTATAAAAAGTTTTAAAGCAGGAGCTAATGGACTAAAGTTAAAAGAGTAA
- a CDS encoding RNA-guided endonuclease InsQ/TnpB family protein: protein MKKAYKIEIKPTGEQITKIHQTIGVSRFIYNFYIAHNKEVYKNEKKFVSGMDFSKWLNNEYIPNNQDKEWIKAVSSKATKQAIMNGEKAFKKFFTGESGFPKFKKKKNQDVKVYFPKNNKTDWTIERHRVKIPTLGWIRLEEFGYIPVDSVVKSGTVNQKADRYYVSILVEENIISKSKPYSEGIGVDLGLKDFAICNNGISKKNINKTKIVKKAEKKLKREQRKLSRKYESLKLRNKKEKGEATRQNIQKQIVNVQKIHQRLTNIRTDYINKTVSELVKQKPSFIAIEDLNVKGMMKNRYLAKAVAQQKFYDFRTKLISKANQNNIEVRIVDRWYPSSKLCSCCKAYKKDLKLSDRIYKCECGNVIDRDLNASINLANTKKYKIA from the coding sequence TTGAAGAAAGCATACAAAATTGAAATTAAGCCGACAGGAGAACAAATAACCAAAATTCATCAAACTATTGGTGTGAGTAGATTTATATATAATTTTTATATTGCACATAATAAAGAAGTTTATAAGAATGAAAAGAAATTTGTTAGTGGAATGGATTTTTCTAAATGGCTTAATAATGAATATATTCCTAATAATCAAGATAAAGAATGGATTAAGGCGGTATCTTCCAAAGCTACTAAACAAGCCATTATGAATGGTGAAAAAGCATTTAAGAAGTTCTTTACTGGTGAAAGTGGTTTCCCTAAGTTCAAGAAAAAGAAAAATCAAGATGTCAAAGTCTATTTCCCAAAGAATAATAAAACAGACTGGACTATTGAAAGACATAGAGTAAAAATCCCAACATTAGGATGGATAAGGCTTGAAGAATTTGGATATATTCCAGTTGATTCTGTAGTTAAAAGTGGTACAGTAAATCAAAAAGCTGATAGATATTATGTATCAATTTTAGTAGAAGAAAATATTATATCTAAATCTAAACCATATTCAGAAGGAATAGGTGTTGACTTAGGTTTGAAGGATTTTGCAATCTGTAATAATGGAATATCTAAAAAGAATATTAATAAAACTAAAATAGTAAAAAAAGCAGAAAAGAAATTAAAGAGAGAACAAAGAAAACTTTCAAGGAAATATGAGAGTTTAAAGTTAAGGAATAAAAAAGAGAAAGGAGAAGCTACTCGTCAAAATATCCAAAAACAAATAGTCAATGTACAAAAAATTCATCAAAGACTTACAAACATTAGAACTGATTATATTAATAAAACAGTAAGTGAGTTAGTAAAGCAAAAACCAAGCTTTATTGCAATAGAGGATTTAAATGTTAAGGGAATGATGAAGAATAGGTATTTAGCTAAAGCAGTAGCACAGCAAAAATTTTATGATTTTAGAACTAAGCTTATTTCAAAGGCGAATCAAAATAATATTGAAGTGAGAATAGTTGATAGATGGTATCCATCATCTAAACTATGTTCGTGTTGTAAAGCATATAAGAAAGATTTAAAACTTTCAGATAGAATCTATAAATGTGAATGTGGAAATGTTATAGATAGAGATTTAAATGCTTCAATAAATTTAGCTAATACTAAAAAATATAAGATAGCTTAA
- a CDS encoding type II toxin-antitoxin system PemK/MazF family toxin yields the protein MGRFIKGDIVVVPFSFSDLSQSKKRPALVLSDLDGEDLILSQITSQNIYDSYAIEISENDFEKGSLNKISNIRPNKYLQQMKE from the coding sequence TTGGGCAGATTTATAAAAGGAGATATAGTTGTTGTTCCATTTTCATTCTCAGATTTATCACAATCTAAAAAAAGACCAGCACTAGTTTTATCAGATTTAGATGGGGAAGATTTAATATTGTCTCAGATAACAAGTCAAAATATTTATGACTCATATGCTATTGAGATATCAGAAAATGATTTTGAAAAGGGAAGTCTTAATAAAATAAGCAATATTAGACCAAATAAATATTTACAGCAGATGAAGGAATAA
- a CDS encoding thiamine phosphate synthase, translating into MYKLLSITNRHLCRNDFLTQIQNICILNEKNTMIKSVSIVLREKDLSENDYKKLAAEVLKVCRKNSTECILHTYYKAAKELNCRKIHLPLHVLKSNLTIYKEFDEVGVSIHSVNEAIEAMNLGATYITAGHIFATDCKKGVPPRGLDFLSSVCSFVNIPVYAIGGISPVNAQKAIDAGAEGVCIMSGLMTCKSPELVFEI; encoded by the coding sequence ATGTATAAATTACTATCAATTACTAATCGCCATCTTTGCAGGAATGACTTTTTAACACAGATACAAAACATATGTATATTGAATGAAAAAAACACAATGATTAAGTCTGTAAGTATAGTTCTTAGAGAAAAAGATTTATCTGAAAATGATTATAAAAAATTAGCCGCTGAGGTATTAAAAGTATGTAGAAAAAATAGTACAGAGTGTATATTACATACTTATTATAAAGCAGCCAAAGAACTTAATTGTAGAAAGATTCATCTTCCATTACATGTTTTAAAATCTAATCTCACTATTTATAAAGAATTTGATGAAGTTGGAGTTTCAATTCATTCAGTAAATGAAGCAATAGAAGCTATGAATTTAGGCGCAACTTATATTACAGCAGGACATATATTTGCTACTGATTGTAAAAAAGGAGTTCCGCCAAGAGGTTTAGACTTCTTATCATCAGTCTGCAGTTTTGTAAATATTCCTGTTTATGCTATTGGGGGTATTTCACCTGTAAATGCCCAAAAAGCTATTGATGCAGGTGCAGAAGGTGTTTGCATTATGTCAGGGCTCATGACTTGCAAAAGTCCTGAGTTAGTATTTGAAATTTAA
- the thiH gene encoding 2-iminoacetate synthase ThiH, protein MEQRVDHMKYMEGMEVIESNVMDTVISKMEAYDYEKYTAHDVLTALKKDVLDIEDFAALLSPAALPLLEEMAKRAKLETRKHFGNSIYMFTPLYIANYCENYCIYCGFNCHNKIKRAKLNAEEIEKEMQCIAKTGLQEILLLTGESRSMSDVSYIGEACKIARKYFKVVGLEVYPMNSDEYAYLHECGADFVTVFQETYNSDKYETLHLAGHKRIFPYRLNAQERALKGGMRGVGFAALLGLDDFRKDAFATGLHAYLLQRKYPHAEIALSCPRLRPIINNDKINPKDVHERQLLQVITAYRIFLPFASITISTRECARFRDNVIGLAATKISAGVSVGIGGHSNDEEAKGDEQFEISDGRTVEEIAQAIDNRGLQFVMSDYIYV, encoded by the coding sequence ATGGAACAACGTGTTGATCATATGAAGTATATGGAGGGCATGGAGGTGATTGAATCTAATGTTATGGATACGGTTATCTCAAAAATGGAAGCATATGATTATGAAAAATATACAGCTCATGATGTGCTTACCGCTCTTAAGAAAGATGTATTAGATATTGAAGATTTTGCAGCATTATTATCACCTGCAGCTCTTCCTTTACTTGAAGAAATGGCTAAGCGTGCGAAACTTGAAACACGCAAGCATTTTGGTAATTCAATTTATATGTTTACTCCGCTTTATATTGCTAATTATTGTGAAAACTATTGTATTTACTGTGGTTTTAACTGTCATAATAAAATTAAGCGTGCGAAACTTAATGCAGAAGAAATAGAAAAAGAGATGCAATGCATTGCAAAAACTGGATTACAGGAAATATTGCTTCTTACTGGTGAAAGTCGTAGTATGTCTGATGTTTCTTATATTGGTGAAGCATGCAAGATAGCTAGAAAATATTTTAAGGTGGTTGGCCTTGAAGTATACCCAATGAACTCTGATGAATATGCATATTTACATGAATGTGGTGCAGACTTTGTTACTGTATTCCAGGAAACTTATAATTCAGATAAATATGAAACATTACATTTAGCTGGACACAAACGTATTTTTCCTTATCGTTTAAATGCACAGGAAAGAGCATTAAAAGGAGGAATGAGAGGAGTTGGATTTGCAGCACTGCTTGGATTAGATGATTTTCGTAAGGATGCATTTGCAACAGGACTTCATGCATATCTTCTTCAACGTAAGTATCCACATGCTGAAATTGCTTTGTCATGTCCAAGGTTACGTCCAATAATTAATAATGATAAAATTAATCCAAAAGATGTACATGAGAGACAGCTTTTACAGGTAATTACTGCATATAGAATATTCTTGCCTTTTGCAAGCATTACTATATCAACTCGTGAATGCGCTCGTTTTCGTGATAATGTAATTGGACTTGCAGCAACTAAAATTTCAGCTGGAGTTTCAGTTGGAATAGGGGGCCATAGTAATGATGAAGAGGCTAAAGGTGATGAACAATTTGAGATTTCAGATGGACGTACAGTAGAAGAAATAGCACAAGCAATTGATAATCGGGGTCTTCAATTTGTTATGAGTGATTATATATATGTATAA
- a CDS encoding thiazole synthase codes for MENNTDKLIIGGHEFNSRFILGSGKYSLDLINAAVENAGAEIITLALRRANLGGSANILDYIPKSVTLLPNTSGARNAEEAVRIARLAREIGCGDFVKIEVIRDSKYLLPDNHETLKATEILAKEGFVVMPYMYPDLNVARDMVNAGASAIMPLASPIGSNKGLSTRDFIKILIDEIELPIIVDAGIGRPSQACEAMEMGVAAVMANTAIATAGNIPAMASAFKNAIIAGRSAYLSGLGRVLDKGASASSPLTGFLED; via the coding sequence ATGGAAAATAATACTGACAAACTTATTATAGGTGGACATGAGTTTAATTCAAGATTTATATTAGGATCAGGAAAATATTCACTTGATCTAATTAATGCAGCTGTTGAAAATGCTGGAGCTGAGATAATTACTTTAGCATTACGTCGTGCTAATTTAGGTGGCAGTGCTAATATTTTAGATTATATACCTAAAAGTGTTACATTACTTCCAAATACATCAGGGGCTCGTAATGCTGAGGAAGCAGTTCGTATTGCACGTTTAGCTAGAGAAATTGGATGTGGAGATTTTGTTAAAATTGAAGTTATTCGTGATTCAAAATATCTTTTACCAGACAATCATGAAACATTAAAAGCTACTGAAATTCTTGCAAAAGAGGGATTTGTAGTAATGCCTTATATGTATCCAGATTTAAATGTTGCAAGAGATATGGTAAATGCAGGAGCATCAGCTATTATGCCACTTGCTTCACCTATTGGATCCAATAAAGGTTTAAGTACACGTGATTTTATTAAAATTTTGATTGATGAAATTGAACTTCCAATTATTGTTGATGCGGGAATTGGACGACCTTCTCAAGCTTGTGAAGCTATGGAAATGGGAGTGGCAGCAGTTATGGCTAACACTGCAATTGCCACAGCAGGAAATATTCCAGCTATGGCATCAGCTTTTAAGAATGCAATAATTGCTGGAAGATCTGCATATCTTTCAGGGCTTGGTCGTGTACTTGATAAAGGTGCTTCAGCTTCATCACCATTAACTGGATTTCTTGAAGATTAA
- the thiF gene encoding sulfur carrier protein ThiS adenylyltransferase ThiF, producing MNIKINGKKVTTNCLSLHDLRKEHYDDEKNIITILNGFQTFNDYNLNENDEVSFIEKGKMPPQDEFESLMCARHTPHVFEKVKAAKVAIAGLGGLGSNIAVSLARTGVGHLHLIDFDIVEPSNLNRQQYKIKHLGLYKTEALKNEIEEINPFIEVTIDTVQVTEKNVQALFKNDEIICEAFDNPKAKALLVNTLIEYYPLKKIVSASGMAGYESSNTIITKKITDNFYLCGDRTTGAMVGRGLMAPRVSICAGHQSNMVLRLILGIEEV from the coding sequence TTGAATATAAAGATTAATGGTAAGAAAGTAACAACTAATTGTTTAAGTCTTCATGATTTGCGTAAAGAGCATTATGATGATGAAAAAAATATAATAACTATTTTAAATGGATTTCAAACTTTTAATGATTATAATCTTAATGAAAATGATGAAGTAAGCTTTATTGAAAAAGGTAAAATGCCACCACAAGATGAATTTGAAAGCTTGATGTGTGCAAGACATACTCCACATGTATTTGAAAAAGTTAAAGCTGCTAAAGTAGCGATTGCGGGACTTGGCGGTCTTGGCTCTAATATAGCAGTAAGTTTAGCAAGAACAGGAGTGGGACATTTACATTTAATTGATTTTGATATAGTAGAACCAAGTAATTTAAATCGTCAGCAATATAAAATTAAGCATCTTGGATTATATAAAACAGAAGCATTAAAAAATGAAATTGAAGAAATAAATCCATTTATTGAAGTAACTATTGATACTGTACAAGTTACGGAAAAAAATGTCCAAGCATTATTTAAAAATGATGAAATTATTTGTGAAGCATTTGATAATCCAAAAGCTAAGGCTCTGCTTGTAAATACTCTTATTGAATATTATCCGCTAAAAAAAATTGTATCAGCATCAGGAATGGCTGGGTATGAAAGCAGTAATACAATAATCACGAAAAAAATAACAGATAATTTTTATTTATGTGGGGATAGGACAACTGGAGCAATGGTAGGACGAGGCCTAATGGCTCCACGTGTATCTATTTGCGCAGGTCATCAATCAAATATGGTTTTAAGATTAATACTGGGGATAGAAGAAGTATAA
- the thiS gene encoding sulfur carrier protein ThiS, whose protein sequence is MIYVNGNKISNADNLSLAHYLVREGYKIAFVAVECNGSIVPKTQYEEKILTDGDTIEVVSFVGGG, encoded by the coding sequence ATGATATACGTAAATGGCAATAAAATAAGCAATGCAGATAATCTAAGTTTAGCGCATTATTTAGTGCGAGAAGGTTATAAAATTGCTTTTGTTGCAGTTGAATGTAACGGCTCAATTGTGCCTAAAACTCAATATGAAGAAAAAATATTAACAGATGGTGATACTATTGAAGTTGTAAGTTTTGTAGGAGGTGGCTGA
- the larA gene encoding nickel-dependent lactate racemase: MAKIKIPYNKKMLEVDIPDKNLAAVLQSGSESYTTKLTQEEIVEQALDNPIGSKSLEELVKGKNNMVIITSDHTRPVPSKITLPILLRRIRKVNPEIDIKILIATGFHRPTTREEMIDKFGENIVNNEQIINHLSQNKDDLALIGTLPSGGELWINKLAVEAELVISEGFIEPHFFAGFSGGRKSILPGIAAAGTIMWNHNSEFINSNNARTGKLLKNPIHEDMLFAAQKAGLAFIMNVVIDKDKKIIHAVSGDSKLAHEEGCKFVSNLSSIKSVKGDIVISSNGGYPLDQNIYQSVKGMTAAEACCKDGSVIIMVSACNDGHGGESFYKNMAEAKSPQEVLDKVLKVSKNETKPDQWEFQILARILSKNKVIMVTDMCDTKIIKDMHMDHASTIEEALNKAYKLKGNDAKVVVIPDGVSVVVTD, encoded by the coding sequence ATGGCAAAGATAAAAATTCCATACAACAAAAAAATGTTAGAGGTAGATATTCCAGATAAAAATCTTGCAGCTGTCCTTCAATCAGGATCAGAGAGTTACACAACAAAACTTACACAAGAAGAAATTGTCGAACAAGCATTAGATAATCCTATTGGAAGTAAGAGTTTAGAAGAATTGGTAAAGGGAAAAAATAATATGGTTATTATAACAAGTGATCATACAAGACCTGTTCCAAGCAAAATTACTTTGCCAATATTATTAAGAAGAATTAGAAAAGTAAATCCTGAAATAGATATAAAAATTTTAATTGCAACAGGATTCCATAGACCAACAACCCGAGAAGAAATGATTGATAAATTTGGTGAAAATATTGTAAATAATGAACAAATAATAAATCATCTTTCCCAAAATAAAGATGACCTAGCACTTATAGGAACCCTTCCATCAGGTGGAGAACTATGGATAAACAAATTAGCGGTTGAAGCTGAACTTGTAATCTCTGAAGGATTTATAGAACCACACTTTTTTGCTGGTTTTTCTGGAGGCAGGAAAAGTATTTTACCAGGAATAGCCGCTGCTGGAACAATTATGTGGAATCATAATTCAGAATTTATAAATAGTAATAATGCAAGAACAGGAAAACTTTTAAAAAATCCTATACATGAAGATATGCTTTTTGCAGCTCAAAAAGCAGGTTTAGCATTTATAATGAACGTAGTTATAGACAAGGATAAAAAAATTATACATGCTGTTAGTGGAGATAGTAAACTTGCACATGAAGAGGGATGTAAATTTGTTTCAAATCTTTCAAGTATTAAAAGTGTAAAGGGAGATATAGTAATTAGTTCTAATGGTGGATATCCACTTGATCAAAATATATATCAGTCTGTTAAAGGAATGACAGCAGCTGAAGCATGTTGTAAAGATGGTTCTGTAATAATAATGGTATCTGCTTGTAATGATGGTCATGGTGGAGAATCATTTTATAAGAATATGGCAGAAGCAAAAAGCCCTCAAGAAGTATTAGATAAAGTACTTAAAGTTTCAAAGAACGAAACAAAACCAGATCAATGGGAATTTCAAATTTTAGCAAGAATATTAAGTAAAAATAAAGTTATTATGGTGACAGATATGTGTGATACTAAAATAATAAAGGACATGCATATGGATCATGCGTCTACAATTGAAGAAGCATTGAATAAAGCCTATAAATTAAAAGGAAATGATGCAAAGGTTGTTGTTATACCAGATGGTGTTTCTGTTGTAGTAACTGACTAA
- a CDS encoding manganese catalase family protein, producing the protein MFEHKKQLLHEVKVEKPNPQYAVLMQEQLGGGNGELKAALQYLSQSFRIKDQEIKDLFLDIGAEELSHMEMVAQTINLLNGHDVNNTAINSGEIQTHVQCGLSPVLINSSGAPWTADYVTVTGDLVADLLSNIASEQRAKVVYEYLYRQIEDKEVRATIDFLLNREEAHNALFREALNKVQNTGSNKDFGVTQDSKLYFDLSKPGPSHEAPNPTPPSFENPRK; encoded by the coding sequence ATGTTTGAACATAAAAAACAATTATTACATGAAGTAAAAGTTGAGAAACCCAATCCACAATACGCAGTATTAATGCAGGAACAATTAGGTGGAGGTAACGGAGAACTTAAAGCAGCACTGCAATATCTTTCTCAAAGTTTTAGAATAAAAGATCAAGAAATAAAGGATTTATTTTTGGATATTGGTGCAGAAGAACTTAGCCATATGGAAATGGTAGCACAAACAATAAACTTGCTAAATGGCCATGATGTAAATAATACAGCAATTAATAGTGGAGAAATCCAAACTCATGTTCAATGCGGATTATCACCTGTATTAATTAATTCATCTGGAGCACCATGGACAGCAGATTATGTAACTGTTACTGGTGATTTAGTTGCAGATTTATTATCTAATATAGCATCTGAACAAAGAGCTAAAGTTGTATATGAATACTTGTATCGCCAAATTGAAGACAAAGAAGTTAGAGCAACAATTGATTTCTTACTTAACAGAGAGGAAGCTCATAATGCATTATTTAGAGAAGCCTTAAACAAAGTTCAAAATACAGGGTCAAATAAAGATTTTGGTGTTACACAAGATTCTAAACTTTACTTTGATCTATCTAAACCAGGACCTTCACATGAAGCTCCAAACCCAACTCCACCTTCATTTGAAAATCCTAGAAAATAA
- a CDS encoding spore coat protein, translating into MQLSCGELHNLSELILSCVNSITNMALYKNAVTDPELKAMIEAHFPVHVQDYNMKVKFVKEATAPTEKLNVPVLSKVLQDFTKAPVATIPVTPRTDIQQLNDREIATGYLLTLKRAGREYAWSAMEASNPELREFLKDAFTMSCNHAYEVWQWMVKNGFYALSPAPQTEIDTIGSIFNLVQQ; encoded by the coding sequence ATGCAATTATCATGTGGTGAATTACATAATTTAAGTGAATTAATTTTAAGCTGCGTAAATTCCATAACTAATATGGCATTGTATAAAAATGCAGTTACAGATCCAGAATTAAAGGCTATGATAGAAGCCCATTTTCCAGTTCATGTTCAAGATTACAATATGAAAGTTAAATTTGTTAAAGAAGCAACTGCACCTACAGAAAAGTTAAATGTTCCAGTGTTATCAAAAGTTCTACAAGACTTTACTAAAGCACCAGTTGCAACAATTCCAGTTACACCTAGAACAGATATACAACAATTAAATGATAGGGAAATAGCTACAGGATATCTTTTAACTTTAAAAAGAGCTGGAAGAGAATATGCATGGAGTGCTATGGAAGCAAGTAATCCAGAACTTCGAGAATTTTTAAAGGATGCCTTTACAATGAGTTGTAATCATGCTTATGAAGTATGGCAATGGATGGTCAAAAATGGTTTTTATGCTTTATCTCCAGCACCACAAACTGAAATAGATACAATAGGATCTATCTTCAATCTAGTGCAACAATAA
- a CDS encoding alpha/beta hydrolase: MEVNNVKKKGTIILIFILTLMIAGFFIIKNLTETLDGKINTYIALNLQLDKILNPQSIDDKSIEQIRENLNKQSTKSSKQPIPFSNIKNITIEENSEKIPIRIYTPEYEGILPVIIYSHGGTWIAGNLDTHDNVCRKLSQNTKAIVVSVDYRLAPENPFPAALNDVYNVLQWTSKNAKSINGDEKHIALAGDSAGGNLSAAVSLMSRDKNGPHITCQVLIYPSTNLYELNSQSWLYFSNRFNISKEEMEKYISLYVPQKEDLKNPYVSPLLANKFDQLPDTLVITAEIDPLRDEGEDYSKKLKDAGIQSEVIRFNGVTHGFITMDKITNKADEALNQISSYLQDEFQTEKQ; encoded by the coding sequence ATGGAGGTAAATAATGTGAAAAAAAAAGGTACGATTATATTAATTTTTATATTAACACTTATGATAGCAGGCTTTTTTATTATAAAAAACTTGACTGAAACACTTGATGGTAAAATTAATACATATATTGCATTAAACTTACAATTAGATAAAATTCTTAATCCACAATCAATCGACGATAAATCTATAGAACAAATTAGAGAAAATTTAAATAAACAATCTACTAAGTCTTCTAAGCAACCTATACCATTTTCAAACATAAAAAACATTACCATAGAAGAAAACTCTGAGAAAATACCAATAAGAATATATACACCTGAATACGAAGGGATACTTCCCGTGATTATTTATTCACATGGTGGCACCTGGATTGCAGGAAACCTTGATACCCATGACAATGTTTGTAGAAAGCTTTCACAAAATACAAAAGCAATAGTTGTATCCGTAGATTACCGCCTTGCTCCAGAAAATCCTTTTCCTGCTGCACTAAATGATGTATATAATGTATTACAATGGACTAGCAAAAATGCAAAAAGCATAAATGGCGACGAAAAACATATTGCTCTTGCTGGCGATAGTGCTGGGGGAAATCTTTCTGCAGCAGTTTCATTAATGTCGCGAGATAAAAACGGTCCTCACATTACTTGTCAGGTATTAATATATCCATCTACAAACTTATATGAATTAAATTCTCAATCTTGGCTTTACTTTTCTAATCGTTTCAATATTTCAAAAGAAGAAATGGAAAAATATATTTCATTATATGTACCACAAAAAGAAGATCTAAAAAATCCATATGTCTCTCCTCTTTTAGCTAATAAATTTGATCAATTACCAGATACACTTGTTATAACAGCAGAAATTGATCCTCTTAGAGACGAAGGAGAAGATTATAGTAAAAAACTAAAAGATGCAGGAATACAATCTGAAGTTATAAGATTTAATGGTGTTACTCATGGATTTATCACAATGGATAAGATCACAAATAAAGCAGACGAAGCATTGAATCAAATTTCTTCATATTTGCAAGATGAATTTCAAACTGAAAAACAATAA
- a CDS encoding NADH:flavin oxidoreductase, whose amino-acid sequence MSYLIKTLDNCKLSLKNRLVFPPMATSKSEGNGEVSKELLQYYDEKSRGGYISLIIIEHSFITPQGRASKGQLSVADDSTVEGLKKLADIIHKNGSKAIMQINHAGSATNTDVTGGYANVGPSSIVNPRSKSEVPKELRKQEIKEIIQNFKDAAKRVKDAGFDGIEIHSAHGYLLNQFYSPLTNKRNDEYGGDVLGRIKIHLEVIEAVKEAVGGDFPILLRLGACDYMEGGTTIEDSKIAALEFQKAGIDILDISGGLCGYTVPGLVGQQGYFSELTQSIKEVVSIPVILTGGITEANAAEKLLTSGKADLVGVGRAMFRDSMWAKKAIESLG is encoded by the coding sequence ATGTCATATTTAATTAAAACATTAGATAACTGTAAGTTATCTTTGAAAAATAGATTAGTCTTTCCACCTATGGCTACTTCTAAATCAGAAGGTAATGGAGAGGTAAGTAAGGAATTATTACAATATTATGATGAAAAATCTCGAGGTGGTTATATATCATTGATTATTATTGAGCACAGTTTTATTACACCTCAAGGTAGAGCTAGTAAAGGGCAGTTATCTGTAGCAGATGATAGTACTGTTGAAGGTTTGAAAAAATTAGCTGATATTATTCACAAAAATGGTTCCAAAGCAATAATGCAAATTAACCATGCAGGAAGTGCAACTAATACAGATGTTACAGGCGGATACGCGAATGTAGGTCCTTCATCTATAGTTAATCCACGTTCAAAATCGGAAGTGCCAAAGGAACTCAGAAAACAAGAAATAAAAGAAATAATTCAAAATTTCAAAGATGCAGCAAAACGTGTAAAGGATGCTGGTTTTGATGGTATAGAGATTCATTCTGCTCATGGATATCTTTTAAATCAATTTTATTCTCCACTTACAAATAAAAGAAATGATGAATATGGCGGTGATGTATTAGGTAGAATTAAAATTCATTTAGAAGTCATAGAAGCTGTAAAAGAGGCAGTAGGTGGAGATTTTCCAATTCTTCTTAGACTTGGAGCTTGCGATTATATGGAGGGTGGAACAACAATAGAAGATAGTAAAATAGCAGCGTTAGAATTTCAAAAAGCAGGAATAGATATACTAGATATTTCAGGTGGATTATGTGGGTACACAGTTCCAGGTCTTGTTGGACAACAAGGATATTTTTCTGAGCTTACACAGTCTATTAAAGAAGTAGTGTCAATTCCAGTTATATTAACAGGTGGGATAACTGAAGCTAATGCTGCTGAAAAGTTATTAACTTCAGGTAAAGCTGATCTTGTTGGAGTAGGAAGGGCTATGTTTAGAGATTCAATGTGGGCAAAAAAAGCGATTGAAAGCTTGGGATAA